The following are encoded in a window of Geobacter metallireducens GS-15 genomic DNA:
- a CDS encoding ComEA family DNA-binding protein gives MKRGIIRGIAACAGMFSLVALMPLSSAFAAPKAAGVAATAVSGPVDLNSATQTELEKLPGVGAATAKKIMAGRPYTSTSELSTKAKLPAKTVEKIAPLVTVGGGAKAAAKAAAKPAMPAAPKPTMTVPAAKTPAMPKAAAPAKVAVPPAGRGMVWVNPDSKVYHKEGSRWYGKTKKGSYMTESEAIKAGYRAPKQGGKEQ, from the coding sequence ATGAAGCGAGGTATCATCAGAGGAATTGCAGCATGTGCGGGGATGTTCTCTCTTGTGGCGCTTATGCCGCTTTCAAGCGCATTCGCGGCGCCCAAGGCCGCGGGCGTGGCAGCAACGGCCGTCTCTGGACCCGTTGACCTGAACTCCGCCACTCAGACGGAGCTGGAGAAGCTGCCGGGAGTTGGCGCCGCAACGGCCAAGAAGATCATGGCCGGCCGTCCTTACACCTCGACGTCCGAGCTTTCAACGAAGGCAAAGCTGCCGGCCAAGACGGTGGAGAAGATCGCTCCTCTCGTGACCGTGGGGGGCGGCGCAAAAGCGGCTGCAAAAGCGGCTGCAAAACCGGCGATGCCGGCTGCGCCCAAGCCCACCATGACCGTGCCAGCCGCCAAGACCCCGGCGATGCCCAAGGCCGCTGCTCCCGCCAAAGTAGCTGTCCCTCCCGCCGGCAGGGGGATGGTCTGGGTGAACCCCGATTCCAAGGTCTATCACAAGGAAGGGAGCCGCTGGTACGGCAAGACCAAGAAGGGTAGCTACATGACCGAGTCCGAGGCCATCAAGGCGGGCTACCGGGCGCCCAAGCAGGGTGGCAAGGAACAATAA
- a CDS encoding Lon protease family protein, with protein MPLPSQRKLLPEQLRWTCDPGQFDFTTTDDLPELEGTLGQARALASIDFGLDIRESGFNLFLTGEAGTGRTSTIKNILKKKAKTEPIPSDWVYVNNFKSPDLPIALALPAGKGTELSLDMDELITTVRSIIPKALDSKEYENNKATIVEAYQEKNNELFGQLEAEAQEKGFALQRTVSGLVMVPQKEERNYTQEEYEALSDQEKGKLEEGGQELTEKLNDVLRQVRDNEKQTKESLAQLDRDLGNASVGHHIDPLREKYGESPKVLEYLNTVQEDIIANLEDFKPQQQVQSPIPGLKLPRQEPSFERYQVNVFVDNHDAEGAPVVFEPNPTYSNLFGRTEHIMQMGGTATTNFTMIKPGALHRANSGYLIVDAREVLVNPYSWDALKRCIRSAEIKFEDPLEQYRFITIVSMKPEAIPLQAKIIMIGSPWIYYLLYHLEPDYRKFFKVKVDFDSRIARTPEVLKDYALFVSTHCKNEKLLPFDRSGVAGLIEYSARLVEDQEKLSSQFMEIADLIREASYWAGKDGGGPVTHAHVANAIEQKVYRSNRIEERMQELFDDGTILVDVDGAMPGQINGLSVISLGDHTFGRPSRVTARVYLGRAGMVNIEREVKLSGPIHDKGVLILTGYLGGKFAHDKPLSFSASICFEQNYEGVEGDSASSTELYCLLSAFSGVPIRQGIAVTGSVNQHGMIQPIGGVNFKIEGFYAVCKAKGLTGEQGVIIPKSNERHLMLNDEVVQAVRDGKFHIWSVETIDQGIELLTGVAAGERQEDGTYPEESINHLVDKRLREMIESMKMFGASDKDEKKQEGEK; from the coding sequence ATGCCACTCCCCAGCCAGAGAAAACTTCTTCCCGAGCAGCTCCGCTGGACCTGCGATCCCGGTCAGTTCGATTTCACCACCACCGACGACCTCCCCGAGCTGGAAGGAACCCTGGGACAGGCCCGGGCGCTCGCTTCCATCGACTTCGGTCTCGACATTCGGGAGAGCGGCTTCAACCTCTTCCTGACCGGCGAGGCCGGCACCGGCCGCACCTCTACCATCAAGAACATCCTGAAGAAGAAGGCCAAGACCGAGCCGATCCCTTCCGACTGGGTCTATGTCAACAACTTCAAGAGCCCTGACCTCCCCATTGCCCTGGCGCTGCCGGCAGGGAAGGGGACCGAGCTTTCCCTGGACATGGATGAGCTGATCACCACGGTTCGCTCCATCATCCCCAAGGCCCTGGACAGCAAGGAGTACGAGAACAACAAGGCCACCATCGTCGAGGCATACCAGGAGAAGAACAACGAGCTGTTCGGGCAGCTGGAGGCCGAGGCCCAGGAGAAAGGGTTTGCCCTGCAGCGCACCGTCTCGGGGCTCGTCATGGTTCCCCAGAAGGAGGAGCGCAACTACACCCAGGAGGAGTACGAGGCCCTTAGCGACCAGGAGAAGGGGAAGCTGGAGGAGGGGGGGCAGGAACTGACCGAGAAGCTCAACGACGTGCTTCGCCAGGTGCGCGACAACGAGAAGCAGACCAAGGAGAGCCTCGCCCAGCTGGACCGGGACCTGGGCAATGCCTCGGTGGGGCACCACATCGATCCGCTCCGGGAGAAGTACGGTGAGTCCCCCAAGGTTCTGGAGTATCTGAACACCGTTCAGGAGGACATCATCGCCAACCTGGAGGACTTCAAGCCCCAGCAGCAGGTCCAGTCCCCTATTCCGGGGCTCAAGCTCCCCCGCCAGGAGCCCTCCTTCGAGCGCTACCAGGTGAACGTCTTCGTCGATAACCATGACGCCGAAGGGGCGCCGGTGGTCTTCGAACCAAACCCCACTTACAGCAACCTCTTCGGTCGCACCGAGCACATCATGCAGATGGGGGGAACGGCTACCACCAACTTCACCATGATCAAGCCGGGGGCGCTCCACAGGGCCAATAGCGGCTACCTCATCGTCGACGCCCGCGAGGTCCTCGTCAACCCCTACTCATGGGATGCGTTGAAACGCTGCATCCGTAGTGCCGAGATCAAGTTCGAAGACCCCCTGGAGCAGTACCGCTTCATCACCATCGTCTCCATGAAGCCTGAGGCAATACCCCTCCAGGCCAAGATCATCATGATCGGCTCGCCGTGGATCTACTACCTCCTCTACCACCTGGAGCCCGACTACCGGAAGTTCTTCAAGGTGAAGGTGGATTTCGACAGCCGCATCGCCCGCACCCCGGAGGTGCTGAAGGACTATGCCCTCTTCGTTTCCACCCACTGCAAGAACGAGAAGCTCCTCCCCTTCGACCGCAGCGGCGTGGCCGGGCTCATCGAGTACTCGGCCCGGCTGGTGGAGGACCAGGAGAAGCTCTCCTCCCAGTTCATGGAGATCGCCGACCTCATCCGCGAGGCCAGCTACTGGGCCGGCAAGGACGGCGGCGGCCCCGTCACCCACGCCCACGTGGCCAACGCCATCGAACAGAAGGTCTACCGGAGCAACCGGATCGAGGAGCGGATGCAGGAGCTCTTCGACGACGGGACCATCCTCGTTGACGTGGACGGCGCCATGCCGGGGCAGATCAACGGCCTGTCGGTCATCTCCCTGGGAGACCACACCTTTGGCCGTCCGTCCCGGGTCACGGCCCGGGTGTATCTCGGACGGGCCGGCATGGTCAACATCGAGCGGGAGGTGAAGCTCTCGGGACCCATCCACGACAAGGGGGTCCTGATCCTCACCGGCTACCTGGGGGGGAAGTTCGCCCACGACAAGCCTCTCTCGTTCTCCGCCTCCATCTGCTTCGAGCAGAACTACGAGGGAGTCGAGGGGGACAGCGCCTCCTCCACCGAGCTCTACTGCCTGTTGTCCGCCTTCTCCGGGGTACCGATCAGGCAGGGGATCGCCGTCACCGGCAGCGTCAACCAGCACGGCATGATCCAGCCCATCGGCGGCGTCAACTTCAAGATCGAGGGGTTCTACGCCGTCTGCAAGGCCAAGGGACTCACGGGCGAGCAGGGGGTCATCATCCCCAAATCCAACGAGCGGCATCTGATGCTGAACGACGAGGTGGTCCAGGCGGTGCGCGACGGCAAGTTTCACATCTGGAGCGTGGAGACCATTGACCAGGGGATCGAGCTCCTCACCGGCGTTGCGGCCGGCGAGCGGCAGGAGGACGGCACCTATCCGGAAGAGAGCATCAACCACCTGGTGGACAAGCGGCTGCGGGAGATGATTGAAAGCATGAAGATGTTCGGCGCTTCCGACAAGGATGAGAAGAAGCAGGAAGGAGAAAAATGA
- the lipB gene encoding lipoyl(octanoyl) transferase LipB, with product MMIRDLGKLEFEAALAIQEQLAAGVAAGTSPETLLLLEHPPVYTIGRGGCRENVLDPGIRVVEANRGGDVTFHGPGQLVGYPVIDLGRRGRDLHRYLRILEELLINVAAEFGVAARREPGRTGIWTDGGKLASIGVGVRRWVTMHGFALNVTNELAPFRSINPCGIVACPITSLSAILGRPVPLGDVRRSVAGRFPFLLDERLPFLETAEPAP from the coding sequence ATGATGATTCGTGACCTGGGGAAGTTGGAGTTCGAGGCGGCGCTGGCCATTCAGGAACAACTGGCGGCCGGGGTGGCTGCCGGAACGTCGCCGGAGACGCTTCTCCTCCTGGAGCATCCGCCGGTCTACACTATTGGTCGGGGCGGTTGCCGGGAGAATGTGCTCGACCCCGGAATCCGGGTGGTGGAAGCCAACCGTGGCGGCGACGTGACGTTCCACGGGCCGGGGCAACTGGTCGGCTACCCCGTCATCGACCTGGGGCGCCGTGGCCGCGACCTTCACCGCTACCTCCGTATCCTCGAAGAACTACTCATCAATGTGGCGGCCGAATTCGGCGTCGCCGCCCGCCGCGAACCAGGCCGCACCGGCATCTGGACCGACGGGGGGAAGCTGGCTTCCATCGGCGTCGGCGTTCGCCGCTGGGTGACGATGCACGGTTTCGCCCTCAACGTCACCAACGAATTGGCCCCCTTCCGCTCCATCAACCCCTGCGGCATTGTTGCCTGCCCCATCACCTCTCTCTCCGCCATCCTCGGTCGCCCCGTCCCCCTGGGTGACGTCCGCCGTTCGGTGGCCGGGCGGTTTCCGTTCCTCCTCGACGAGCGGCTTCCTTTCCTTGAGACGGCTGAACCGGCCCCCTGA
- a CDS encoding GAF domain-containing protein — translation MSDDSYRKSLNFLFVELLENVLRLAENPGECGSYITAQIRELIGVRIVALMQCVPSSERPAYELVSVCPGRAQGGERPESLRRLAARSHAVHGPVVWSSGESPPEAKELLAPAEESDSLVFPLDAGGERVGVLMLLGVMESTGLDTIYASLARLSGVLSLVLRNSLLYKDLERKVAERTEKLLWQARVDAALAELYPPLISTYATFRDIALIVLEKAKELTGSDHGYVGIVESETGVMQLNLTTDMMEGIDCFASPGRNLAFVPDAAGHYGGLWGHSLNTRKPFYTNNPSRHGAAKGVPQGHIAVLRFLSVPVVFGHALVAQISLANPPRDYTDPDLDAICRMSEFLALAIQRLRSEEEIRRLNTELERRVHERTAQLEASNRELESFCYSVSHDLRAPLRHIEGYSALLVEDYCREINDEAHGYLERIRAATAKMEQLIDALLNLSRLSREPLRRVSLDLSRMVRKVAEDLALSEPARSVAFRITEGVRVHADPVLMGVVMTNLLHNSWKYTANKEDARIEFGTAEANGETVYFIRDNGAGFDMRYVGKLFGAFQRLHSAEEFEGIGIGLTTVQRVIHRHGGTIRAEGRPGEGACFSFTLGSETPPVPPNVADPA, via the coding sequence ATGAGTGACGACTCCTATCGCAAGTCGTTGAATTTCCTCTTTGTGGAGTTGCTGGAGAATGTCCTGCGGCTGGCGGAGAACCCGGGGGAGTGCGGCAGCTACATCACGGCGCAGATCCGCGAGCTGATCGGGGTGCGGATTGTGGCGCTGATGCAGTGCGTCCCGTCTTCCGAGCGGCCGGCGTATGAACTGGTGAGTGTCTGCCCCGGCCGGGCGCAAGGGGGGGAGCGCCCGGAATCCTTGCGGCGTCTTGCCGCACGAAGCCATGCCGTTCATGGGCCCGTTGTCTGGTCGTCCGGGGAGAGCCCGCCGGAGGCGAAGGAGCTTCTCGCCCCGGCGGAAGAATCCGACAGCCTGGTCTTCCCCCTCGATGCCGGCGGTGAAAGGGTCGGCGTCCTCATGCTGCTGGGGGTCATGGAGAGCACCGGCCTCGACACCATCTACGCCTCCCTGGCACGGCTTTCGGGCGTTCTGTCCCTCGTGCTCCGCAACAGTCTCCTCTACAAGGACCTGGAGCGGAAAGTGGCGGAGCGGACCGAGAAGCTGCTGTGGCAGGCGCGGGTGGATGCCGCCCTGGCCGAACTCTATCCCCCCCTCATCTCCACCTACGCCACGTTCAGGGACATAGCGCTCATCGTCCTGGAAAAGGCCAAGGAGTTGACCGGGAGCGACCACGGTTACGTGGGAATCGTCGAGTCGGAAACCGGCGTCATGCAGTTGAACCTCACCACCGACATGATGGAGGGAATCGACTGTTTTGCCTCCCCGGGGAGGAACCTGGCATTTGTACCCGATGCCGCCGGGCACTATGGGGGACTGTGGGGGCACTCCCTCAACACGCGTAAGCCGTTCTACACCAACAACCCCTCCCGCCATGGGGCCGCCAAGGGGGTGCCGCAGGGGCATATTGCCGTTCTCCGGTTCCTGTCGGTGCCGGTGGTTTTCGGCCACGCCCTCGTCGCCCAGATTTCCCTCGCCAATCCTCCGCGCGATTACACGGACCCGGACCTCGACGCCATCTGCCGGATGTCGGAGTTTTTGGCCCTTGCCATCCAGCGGTTGCGGAGCGAGGAGGAGATCCGCCGGCTCAACACCGAACTGGAGCGGCGGGTCCATGAGCGGACGGCCCAACTGGAGGCCAGCAACCGGGAGCTGGAGAGCTTCTGCTATTCGGTGTCCCATGACCTGCGGGCTCCGTTGCGTCATATCGAGGGATACAGCGCCCTGCTCGTGGAAGATTACTGCCGGGAGATCAACGACGAGGCCCACGGTTACCTGGAGCGGATCAGAGCGGCCACCGCCAAGATGGAGCAGCTGATAGACGCGCTGCTGAACCTGTCGCGGCTGTCACGGGAGCCCCTGAGGCGCGTTTCCCTCGACCTGTCGCGGATGGTACGCAAGGTGGCCGAGGATCTCGCTCTGTCCGAACCTGCCCGCAGCGTGGCCTTCAGGATCACCGAAGGGGTCCGGGTGCATGCCGATCCCGTGCTGATGGGGGTGGTCATGACCAACCTCCTCCACAATTCCTGGAAGTACACCGCCAACAAGGAGGATGCGCGGATCGAGTTCGGCACCGCCGAGGCAAACGGCGAGACGGTGTATTTCATCCGCGATAACGGCGCCGGGTTCGACATGCGGTACGTGGGGAAGCTCTTCGGCGCCTTCCAGCGGCTCCACTCCGCCGAAGAGTTCGAGGGGATCGGCATCGGGCTGACAACGGTGCAACGGGTCATCCATCGCCACGGCGGTACCATCCGGGCCGAGGGAAGGCCCGGGGAAGGCGCCTGCTTCTCATTCACCCTTGGCAGCGAAACACCCCCTGTCCCGCCGAACGTCGCCGACCCGGCATGA
- a CDS encoding DUF1638 domain-containing protein, with the protein MRGETMPADVLVVSCGIFRDELAALGRAGKFPWPVRFLDSMLHMEPERLEQALTALVQSLAGQRIVLLFGDCQARMDLLASREGACRVKGHNCCELVLGREEYRRLRREGAFFLLPEWTARWREVFRERLGFVTPESARLFMQEMHRRIFYLDTGVVPVPAETLAEIGCYVGLPVEVKAVAPDRLADAVRKALEGFNE; encoded by the coding sequence GTGAGGGGCGAAACCATGCCGGCCGATGTGCTGGTCGTCAGCTGCGGCATCTTCCGTGATGAGCTGGCGGCCCTCGGGCGGGCGGGGAAATTCCCCTGGCCCGTGAGGTTTCTGGATTCCATGCTCCACATGGAGCCGGAGCGTCTGGAGCAGGCCCTGACGGCCCTTGTTCAATCCCTCGCCGGACAGCGCATCGTGCTGCTCTTCGGCGACTGCCAAGCCCGGATGGACCTGCTTGCGTCCCGCGAGGGGGCCTGCCGGGTGAAGGGGCACAACTGCTGCGAGCTGGTGCTGGGGAGGGAGGAATACCGGCGGTTGCGGAGAGAAGGGGCCTTTTTCCTGCTTCCCGAATGGACCGCGCGCTGGCGGGAGGTATTCCGGGAGCGGCTTGGTTTCGTTACCCCTGAAAGCGCGCGGCTCTTCATGCAGGAGATGCATCGCCGCATCTTCTATCTCGATACGGGAGTGGTGCCGGTGCCTGCGGAAACCCTTGCGGAGATAGGGTGTTACGTCGGATTGCCGGTGGAGGTTAAGGCGGTTGCGCCTGATCGCCTGGCCGATGCCGTCAGGAAGGCGCTGGAGGGTTTCAATGAGTGA
- a CDS encoding uroporphyrinogen decarboxylase family protein — protein MTAAERVMAVFTGEKPDRPPFALTLSLYGARLINAPLASYYADPALYAQGQVRVAELVSPDIIFAPFALALEAEAYGAELRYHPDGPPMVRRHPFRAPRDAASLSPPAIDTCPGLAYLCESVRRLADHFCGSVPLAGVLTAPVDLPAMLMGLDGWLETLLFEPALAETVLAAATEHFAAMAGALAAAGAACIAIPLMLANPTLVTPEVISRSIVPPLAQAFARTPIPIILHHGGNPAMPFLPLVKDLPNVAGFVIGPGDSFAAARSIVGEEKLILGNLNGPVLNRLTPEQAGARAAAILADRRDDPHFVLASSSADVPLDTPLETLLAVRAAVEGHGGGR, from the coding sequence ATGACCGCCGCCGAGAGGGTCATGGCCGTCTTCACCGGAGAAAAGCCTGACCGGCCACCTTTTGCCCTGACCCTGAGCCTCTACGGCGCCCGGTTGATCAACGCCCCCCTGGCCAGCTACTATGCCGATCCGGCCCTCTACGCCCAAGGGCAGGTGCGGGTTGCCGAGCTCGTTTCCCCCGACATCATCTTCGCACCCTTCGCCCTGGCCCTGGAGGCCGAGGCATACGGCGCCGAACTTCGCTACCATCCCGACGGTCCCCCCATGGTCCGCAGGCATCCTTTCCGCGCGCCCCGCGACGCCGCATCCCTGTCCCCTCCCGCCATTGATACCTGTCCCGGCCTTGCCTACCTTTGCGAGAGCGTCCGGCGGCTGGCGGACCATTTTTGCGGGAGCGTTCCCCTGGCCGGGGTCCTCACCGCGCCGGTGGATCTGCCGGCCATGCTCATGGGGCTCGACGGATGGCTTGAAACACTCCTCTTCGAGCCGGCGCTGGCGGAAACGGTGCTGGCAGCCGCCACGGAGCACTTTGCCGCCATGGCCGGGGCACTGGCCGCGGCAGGTGCCGCCTGCATCGCCATTCCCCTCATGCTGGCAAATCCGACGCTCGTTACTCCCGAGGTCATTTCCCGTTCCATCGTCCCGCCGCTGGCGCAGGCCTTCGCCCGAACCCCCATCCCCATCATCCTCCATCACGGGGGCAACCCGGCCATGCCGTTCTTGCCGCTTGTGAAGGATCTTCCCAATGTGGCGGGGTTCGTCATCGGCCCCGGCGACAGCTTCGCCGCGGCCCGCTCCATCGTGGGAGAGGAGAAGCTGATCCTCGGCAACCTGAACGGGCCGGTCCTGAACCGGCTTACCCCGGAACAGGCAGGGGCGAGGGCCGCCGCGATCCTTGCCGACCGCCGGGATGACCCCCACTTTGTCCTGGCGTCGTCATCCGCGGACGTTCCCCTCGATACGCCGCTGGAAACGTTGCTTGCCGTGCGGGCCGCGGTCGAGGGGCACGGAGGCGGGCGGTGA